One Desulfovibrio fairfieldensis genomic window carries:
- a CDS encoding glutamine--tRNA ligase/YqeY domain fusion protein has product MQTGNDATAHEAAKPGVDFIRARIQEDNASGRFGGQVHTRFPPEPNGYLHLGHAKSICLNFGVAKEFGGLCNLRFDDTNPTKEETEYVESIREDVRWLGGDWQDREFYASNYFEKLYEYAEQLIKMGKAYVDDLSAEEIREYRGTLTEPGRESPYRNRGVEENLDLFRRMRAGEFPDGVRVLRARIDMASPNLVMRDPTLYRIRHAEHHRTGNAWCIYPMYDFTHCLSDSLEGITHSLCTLEFVNNRELYDWVLDTLGVYHPQQIEFARLNLTYTVLSKRKLIQLVREGHVRGWDDPRMPTLSGLRRRGVPPSALREFCARIGLARADSIVDYSMLEFCIREHLNAGAPRAMAVLDPIKVVIENYPEGQVEEFEMPYHPEDPGYGSRKVPFSRELYIERDDFRQDPPKKFHRLSPGAEVRLRYAYFITCREAVLDEAGNVKELRCVYDPQSRGGQSPDGRKVKGTIHWVSAAHALPAEVRLYEQLFAVENPNAAPEGKTFLDNLNPDSLRMVRALLEPALADAEVGRTMQFERLGYFCKDRDSTPELPVFNRTATLRDTWAKLEKKGE; this is encoded by the coding sequence ATGCAGACCGGCAATGACGCCACGGCCCACGAAGCGGCCAAGCCCGGCGTGGACTTCATCCGCGCCCGGATTCAGGAAGACAACGCCTCCGGCCGTTTCGGCGGCCAGGTGCACACGCGCTTCCCGCCGGAGCCCAACGGCTATCTGCACCTCGGGCACGCCAAGTCCATCTGTCTCAATTTCGGCGTGGCCAAGGAGTTCGGCGGCCTCTGCAATCTGCGCTTTGACGACACCAATCCCACCAAGGAAGAGACCGAATACGTGGAGTCCATCCGCGAGGACGTGCGCTGGCTGGGCGGGGACTGGCAGGACCGCGAATTCTACGCCTCCAACTATTTTGAAAAGCTCTACGAATACGCCGAACAGCTCATCAAAATGGGTAAGGCCTATGTGGACGACCTCTCCGCCGAGGAGATCCGCGAATATCGCGGCACGCTCACCGAGCCCGGCCGCGAGAGCCCGTACCGCAACCGCGGCGTGGAGGAAAACCTGGATCTCTTCCGCCGCATGCGCGCCGGGGAGTTTCCGGACGGCGTGCGCGTGCTGCGGGCCAGGATCGACATGGCCTCGCCCAACCTGGTCATGCGCGACCCCACGCTCTACCGCATCCGCCACGCCGAGCACCACCGCACGGGCAATGCCTGGTGCATCTATCCCATGTATGATTTCACGCACTGCCTGTCCGACTCGCTTGAGGGCATCACGCATTCGCTCTGCACCCTGGAATTCGTGAACAACCGCGAGCTCTACGACTGGGTGCTGGACACTCTGGGCGTGTACCACCCGCAGCAGATCGAATTCGCCCGCCTGAACCTGACCTATACCGTGCTCTCCAAGCGCAAGCTGATCCAGCTGGTCAGGGAAGGGCACGTCCGGGGCTGGGACGACCCGCGCATGCCCACCCTCAGCGGCCTGCGCCGCCGGGGCGTGCCCCCCTCGGCCCTGCGCGAGTTCTGTGCCCGCATCGGCCTGGCCCGCGCCGACTCCATTGTGGATTATTCCATGCTGGAATTCTGCATCCGGGAGCACCTCAATGCCGGAGCCCCGCGCGCCATGGCCGTGCTGGACCCCATCAAGGTGGTTATCGAGAATTATCCGGAAGGGCAGGTGGAGGAATTCGAGATGCCCTACCATCCGGAAGACCCCGGCTACGGCAGCCGCAAGGTGCCGTTCTCGCGCGAGCTGTATATCGAGCGCGACGACTTCCGCCAGGACCCGCCCAAGAAATTCCACCGCCTTTCGCCCGGTGCGGAAGTACGCCTGCGCTACGCCTATTTCATCACCTGCCGCGAGGCCGTGCTGGACGAGGCGGGCAATGTGAAGGAGCTGCGCTGCGTGTACGACCCCCAGAGCCGGGGCGGGCAGAGCCCGGACGGCCGCAAGGTCAAGGGCACTATTCACTGGGTTTCGGCGGCCCACGCCCTGCCCGCGGAAGTGCGCCTCTACGAGCAGCTCTTCGCGGTGGAAAACCCCAATGCCGCGCCTGAGGGCAAGACCTTTCTGGACAACCTCAATCCGGATTCGCTGCGCATGGTGCGCGCCCTGCTGGAACCGGCCCTGGCCGACGCCGAGGTGGGCCGGACCATGCAGTTCGAGCGCCTGGGCTATTTCTGCAAGGATAGGGACAGCACGCCGGAACTGCCCGTGTTCAACCGCACGGCCACCTTGCGCGATACCTGGGCCAAACTGGAAAAGAAGGGCGAGTAA
- a CDS encoding zeta toxin family protein, producing MPKLLCICGPNGAGKSTFSRAISMQGNVLVIDPDKLAAEGLSPIAAGKAAARMARLFLQEGVSFARESTLTSQFDFTLMEEAKRRGYEVELVYIRLASVALALERVAARVARGGHDVPPQDVVRRFSRSLKNLPKAVSLADKVTILDNSSGNYTKSE from the coding sequence ATGCCCAAGCTACTGTGCATCTGCGGCCCCAACGGCGCAGGCAAAAGTACATTTTCCCGCGCCATTTCCATGCAGGGAAATGTATTGGTCATTGACCCGGACAAGCTTGCTGCGGAAGGGCTTTCTCCCATCGCCGCCGGTAAAGCCGCCGCCCGTATGGCCCGCCTGTTTCTTCAGGAGGGCGTTTCATTTGCGCGTGAATCCACGTTGACCTCGCAATTTGATTTTACCCTGATGGAAGAGGCCAAACGACGCGGATATGAAGTGGAGCTTGTTTATATACGCCTGGCATCCGTTGCCCTGGCGCTGGAACGCGTTGCCGCGCGTGTGGCTCGTGGCGGACACGATGTTCCACCGCAGGATGTCGTGCGACGTTTTTCCCGGAGCCTGAAAAATCTGCCGAAGGCTGTGAGCTTGGCCGATAAGGTAACGATTCTGGATAATTCCTCCGGAAACTATACTAAATCCGAATGA
- a CDS encoding DUF3150 domain-containing protein: MNTSLPSDIRILDNLLALNLDISLWSARRKMSAEDLGGAELPPEDLASLGSKRIADPESLRIFGTLKARAFNFLDRHGVRFMSGWAIPEDKAGDIVEELIHIREEFLKAKADFLADYDQSLETWLAKHKQWAGIIRNSVVGSDYVRARMDFRWQLYRVAPLDAHENQTAVTEAGLAEEVTGLGGTLFSEVARSAEEIWRRVYEGKTEVTHKALSPLRTLHGKLTGLSFVEPHVAPVAEIIEAALKRIPVKGTITGPDLLMLQGLVCMLKDSGTLVLHAQKLIEGYGPATVLDALLSGAGSSTSGEPSGVDNIVDGQADEENSSDDAPVLPEIPATTPSPEIPSMGLW, from the coding sequence ATGAACACGTCCCTGCCTTCCGACATCCGCATTCTGGACAATCTGCTGGCCCTGAATCTGGACATCAGCCTCTGGTCCGCCCGGCGGAAGATGAGTGCCGAGGATCTGGGCGGCGCGGAACTGCCGCCGGAAGATCTCGCCTCGCTGGGGTCCAAACGCATTGCCGACCCGGAAAGCCTGCGCATCTTTGGCACGCTCAAGGCGCGAGCTTTCAACTTCCTGGACCGGCACGGCGTCCGTTTCATGTCCGGTTGGGCCATCCCCGAAGACAAGGCCGGGGACATTGTGGAAGAGCTGATCCACATCCGGGAGGAATTCCTCAAGGCCAAAGCGGATTTTCTGGCCGATTACGATCAGTCCCTGGAAACTTGGCTCGCCAAACACAAGCAGTGGGCGGGCATCATCCGCAATTCCGTGGTGGGCTCGGACTATGTGCGCGCCCGCATGGATTTCCGCTGGCAATTGTACAGGGTGGCTCCTCTGGATGCGCATGAGAATCAGACCGCCGTTACCGAGGCCGGGTTGGCTGAAGAAGTGACCGGCCTGGGCGGCACGCTGTTCAGTGAAGTGGCCCGTTCCGCCGAGGAAATCTGGCGCAGGGTCTATGAGGGCAAGACCGAAGTGACCCACAAGGCGCTTTCTCCGTTGCGGACCCTGCACGGTAAGTTGACCGGGCTGTCCTTTGTGGAACCGCATGTGGCCCCGGTGGCGGAGATTATTGAAGCCGCGCTGAAGCGCATTCCGGTCAAGGGCACTATCACCGGCCCGGACCTGCTCATGCTGCAAGGTCTGGTTTGTATGCTCAAGGACAGCGGCACTCTGGTGCTGCACGCTCAGAAACTCATTGAAGGCTACGGCCCGGCCACGGTGCTGGACGCTTTGCTGTCCGGGGCCGGATCATCCACGTCCGGCGAACCGTCTGGTGTGGACAACATCGTGGATGGACAAGCGGATGAGGAGAACAGTTCGGATGACGCTCCGGTTTTGCCGGAGATTCCGGCCACTACGCCCAGTCCTGAGATCCCCAGCATGGGCTTGTGGTGA
- a CDS encoding cobaltochelatase CobT-related protein — translation MSIRQKDILNCLPLLASVLGDRYGVQVRIGGSGAYTDGKVIHIPALPLDCDTTALALAKGFVDHEAGHIRHTDFLAMKAANMDAVTFNLFNSLEDWRVEKRLSAIFPGCRQNLNRLIRKFFVDGAEARAGAHTPARAVLDYVLLTVRAWDVQEVTPRRMVARDSLRREYPGLAETLDAVLVKVRIHCPDTGTAIMYARQLAACIRQWEPRQEGRGSKRENVKSSPNEDENQAQSNESLTQTTGTSGLDSAAVSSGCDVNVSRTDSPCQKEQDNRLNSQAKTKHNRSGGKAHDRKQELEDLFTADMRNMPRNLGELLAEGLMEPPTPNADNSMEVAVLGTRFVQPLPPEEKVEALWNCNALRQRLHGLLQAQSLQYCAIGRRGRLHPASLHRLSVGNPRIFRRESVQLGLNTAVHILLDCSGSMSGPPIRLACQSCYAVAKALEGIKGVNPAVTVFPAISRVSAVFPLVRHGENVSENFGITASGGTPLAPALWWVLQTLHAQAEDRKITLILTDGVPDVVPPCNYALRQAERLGVEIYGIGIKSNAVSQLLPQHSRVITTLQELAPAMFEMLQTALFRGGSHDRTR, via the coding sequence ATGAGCATCCGTCAAAAAGATATACTCAACTGCCTGCCGCTGCTGGCCTCCGTCCTGGGCGACCGGTACGGCGTGCAGGTGCGCATCGGCGGCAGCGGGGCTTACACGGACGGCAAGGTCATCCATATCCCGGCCCTGCCGCTGGATTGTGACACTACGGCATTGGCTCTGGCCAAAGGTTTCGTGGATCACGAAGCGGGCCACATCCGACATACGGACTTCCTTGCCATGAAGGCGGCGAATATGGATGCCGTCACCTTCAACCTGTTCAACAGCCTTGAGGACTGGCGGGTGGAAAAACGGCTATCAGCCATCTTTCCGGGCTGCCGACAAAACCTGAACCGGCTGATACGAAAATTCTTTGTGGACGGGGCGGAAGCACGGGCCGGGGCGCATACCCCGGCCCGTGCTGTTCTGGACTATGTGCTGCTGACCGTGCGGGCATGGGACGTACAGGAAGTGACACCGAGGCGGATGGTCGCGCGGGATTCCTTGCGCCGGGAATATCCCGGTCTGGCGGAAACGTTGGATGCGGTGCTGGTCAAGGTCCGTATCCATTGCCCGGACACAGGAACTGCCATCATGTACGCTCGGCAGCTGGCGGCCTGTATCCGGCAATGGGAACCCCGGCAAGAAGGAAGAGGTTCGAAGAGGGAGAACGTAAAATCATCGCCAAATGAGGATGAAAATCAGGCGCAATCCAACGAATCCCTCACGCAAACCACAGGAACCTCCGGGCTGGATTCCGCTGCCGTGTCCTCAGGTTGCGATGTGAATGTGAGCCGGACCGATTCGCCATGCCAAAAAGAACAAGATAATCGCTTAAATTCACAGGCAAAAACGAAACACAACAGAAGCGGAGGAAAAGCGCATGACAGAAAACAGGAATTGGAGGATTTGTTTACGGCTGATATGCGCAACATGCCCCGGAATCTGGGTGAGTTGCTGGCTGAAGGGCTCATGGAGCCCCCAACGCCAAACGCTGATAACAGCATGGAAGTAGCTGTTCTTGGTACGCGTTTTGTCCAGCCATTGCCTCCGGAAGAAAAAGTCGAAGCCCTATGGAACTGCAACGCCTTGCGCCAGCGTCTGCACGGACTTTTGCAGGCCCAGTCCTTACAGTATTGTGCCATCGGACGGCGAGGGAGATTACATCCCGCGAGCCTGCACCGCCTGAGCGTGGGCAACCCTCGAATCTTCCGGCGTGAATCCGTCCAGCTCGGCCTGAACACCGCCGTGCACATCCTCTTGGATTGCAGCGGAAGCATGAGCGGCCCGCCCATCAGGCTGGCCTGCCAAAGCTGCTATGCCGTTGCCAAAGCATTGGAGGGCATCAAGGGCGTCAATCCGGCGGTGACGGTCTTTCCCGCCATCAGCCGGGTGTCGGCCGTCTTTCCTCTGGTCCGCCACGGAGAGAACGTCTCGGAGAACTTCGGCATAACCGCTTCCGGCGGCACGCCCCTAGCCCCGGCCCTCTGGTGGGTGCTGCAAACCCTGCATGCGCAAGCAGAGGATCGGAAGATCACCCTCATCCTGACCGATGGCGTGCCAGATGTCGTTCCGCCCTGCAACTACGCTCTCCGCCAAGCGGAACGTCTGGGCGTGGAAATCTACGGCATCGGCATCAAGTCCAATGCCGTCAGCCAGCTTCTGCCGCAGCACAGTCGGGTCATTACCACGTTACAGGAACTGGCCCCAGCTATGTTTGAGATGTTACAGACGGCATTGTTCAGGGGAGGCAGTCATGATCGTACCCGTTGA